GCACCGCCATTGGCGTGCTGGGCAACCAGGGCTATGTCGATGATTCGACCATCCGCAATCTCCCCGGTGTGCGCGAAGTGATCCATGTCAGCAAGCCGTACAAGCTGGTATCGCGCGATTTTCATCCCCAACCCACCGTAGTCAGTGTCGGAGCGATCAAGGTGGGAGACGGTCAGCCGCCGGTGATGATGGCCGGCCCCTGTTCGATTGAAAGCGAAGAACAAATGATCGCCAGTGCCCGTGCTGTGAAGCAGGCTGGCGCGCAGATTCTGCGTGGCGGGGCGTTTAAACCGCGTACCGGTCCCCACTCCTTTCAGGGCCTTGGTGTCGAAGGGTTGAAACTGCTGCGTCAGGCCGGTGACGAGGTGCAGATGCCGGTGGTCACGGAAGTGATGCGTATCGGTCAGCTTGACGATGTGTGTCGTTATGCCGATGTCTTGCAGATCGGCGCGCGCAATATGCAGAACTTCGATCTGCTCAAAGAGGTGGGCAAGCTGTCGCATCCCGTGCTGCTTAAACGCGGTATGAGCGCCACCATTGAAGAGTTTCTCGCCGCCGCTGAATATATTGTTGCCGAGGGCAATGATCAGGTGATTCTCTGTGAACGCGGCATTCGTACTTTTGAAAAGGCGACCCGTAACACCCTTGATCTGTCGGTGGTGCCGCTGGTACGCAGCATGAGCCATCTGCCGATTATTGTTGATCCCAGTCATGCGACCGGCATTCGCTCTCTGGTGCCGGTGATGGCTAAGGCAGCGATGGTGGTTGGTGCGCATGGCTTGATGGTAGAAGTTCATCATGACCCGGCCAAAGCCTTGTGTGACGGTGCTCAGAGCCTTGACGGCGCGGCTTTCGGTCAGCTGATGGACGAGTTGCAGCAGCTTCAAGGCTGCCTGTGCGGATTGTCCCGTTCCAGCGGATAACGTGTTTTAGATAGTGGGGGGGGGGAATGATGCAGGAAAAGATGAACGCTTTGATGGCCAGTGCCAATGCTTTTGTCTGGGGGCCGGTGATGCTGGCTCTGCTGGTGGGAACCGGTGTGCTGTTAACGGTTCGCCTGACAGGTCTGCAACTGACCCAATTACCCCATGCACTTAAACTGGTTTTCAGTCACAGTGAAGATGAAGACACTTCCGAAGGCGATATCTCACCGTTTCAGGCGTTGACGACGGCGCTGGCCGCCACCATCGGCACCGGAAACATTGCCGGTGTGGCGACAGCTATCTATCTCGGTGGTCCGGGGGCGGTGTTCTGGATGTGGGTATGCGCGGTGTTCGGCATGGCCACCAAATATGCCGAAGCGGTTTTGGCCGTACACTATCGCCAGCACCTTGCCGACGGCACCATGCAAGGTGGCCCCATGCGTTACCTGGCCGAAGGTCTGGGCCAAAAATGGCTGGGCATGCTGTTTGCCGTCATGGGCAGTGTGGCCGCTTTTGGTATTGGCAGTATGGTGCAGTCCAATTCCGTGGCTGTGGCTCTGGAGAGTACCTTTGGCGTCAGCCCGCTGATGACCGGACTGGCCCTGGCATTTCTGGCCGCCATTGTCATTATCGGCGGGATCCACCGTATTGGCCGGGTGACGGCCAAGCTGGTGCCGCTCATGGCCGTGCTCTATGTGGTGGCCGCATCAACCATCCTGGTGATCAATGCCGCGCATATCCCCGAAGCCTTTATGCTGATCTTTTCCCATGCCTTTAGTCCGGCTGCCGGTAGTGGCGGTTTTGCCGGAGCAACCGTCGCCATGGCCATTCGCTACGGTGTCGCCCGGGGCGTGTTTTCCAATGAAGCCGGGCTCGGCAGTGCACCGATCGCCCATGCTGCAGCCCGCACTACCAGCGCTGTGCGCCAGGGCCTAGTGGCCATGACCGGGGTGTTTTTTGATACCATTATCATCTGCACCATGACCGCACTGGTGATCCTGACCTCCGGAGTTTGGGACAGTGGAGAACGTTCCAGTGCTTTGACTGCTTTAGCGTTTCAAACGGTTCTCCCTCAAGGGGGAGCGATCATCGTTACTCTGGCACTGGCAGTCTTTGCCTATTCTACCATGATCGGTTGGGCCTACTATGGCGAGCAGTGTATTGAGTATGTTTTCGGTTTGAAAGCGCGGACACCGTATCGCTACTTGTTCTGTGCCGTGATTGCCTGGGGGGCGTTACAGAAGATCGGTTTTGTCTGGGATTTCTCCGATACGATGAATGGTGCCATGGCCATTCCCAACTTGCTCGGTTTGATTGGCTTGTCCGGTGTTGTGGTCAAGCTGACCCGTGATTATTTCTCTTCCTCTCGTTCCAACGTGTAATTTTGTGACCTATTGTTATGCCGAAGTGGCGGTTCTTGCGCCGTTACCCCAATCATTGAGTTATCGACTCCCGGATACCGACACGGAGCAGGTGGTGCCAGGTGTCCGGGTGCGTGTCCCGCTAGGACGGCGTCATGCTGTTGGCGTGGTGCTTGCGCTCAAATCTGATGAAGCGGGTGTCGATGATGTCTTGTTGTCCCGTCTCAAAGCCATTGATGCCGTATTGGATGAAGCGCCGCTACTGCCAGAACGCCTGCTTGAGTTCGTTGTCCGAGCCAGTCGTTATTATGTCCATCCCCTCGGGCTGGCCTTGAAAACGGCCTTGCCTGCCGGACTCTCTTCGTTACAAGGCGCACCAAAAATTCGTCAGACCCGTGTCTATCGGCTGAGCGAAACAAGCGTTAACCTGCGTGGTGCCTTGCAACAACAGGTTTATGCCTATATTGAGCACAACCAGCCTGTGGACGTGACGCAACTGCGCGATCATTTTGCCAGCCCCTATCCGGTGTTGAAACGCCTGGAAGAATTAGGGGCCATTTGTTGTGAAGAGCAGGAGTCGCTTCGGGACCCGTTTGTCGGCTGTGATGTTACGGCAGACCAGGCTCCGCCTCTCAATAGCGATCAGCAAGCGGCTGTGGCGGCAATTGTTGAGGGAACACGTGAGCAGAACTTCAAGCCATTTCTGTTGCATGGCATTACCGGTAGCGGCAAAACCGAAGTATATCTGCATAGCATTGCCGCTGTTTTGGCTGCAGGACGGCAGGCGTTGGTTCTTGTGCCGGAAATCGCTTTGACGCCGCAACTGGTTGCCCGTTTTCGTGCCCGTTTTGAGCAACAGGGTAAGCGGATTGGGGTGTTGCACTCCGGCTTGTCGGCGGCCGAACGCTATGATATGTGGCGGGCGATTCTGCGCGATGACATTGCCATTGTCATCGGTGCCCGTTCCGCTGTGTTTGCCCCCCTGACACGGCTTGGTATGATTGTCGTCGATGAAGAGCATGACGACAGTTACAAACAGGGCGAGGGCTTTCGCTACCAGGGGCGTGACATGGCGTTGTTGCGTGGTCAGATGGAGCAGGTTCCGGTGGTTCTCGGCAGTGCGACTCCGTCGTTGACCAGCTATCAGCGGATGCAGCAGGGAGCCTTGGCGAATCTGACCTTGCCGGCCCGTATTGGGGATCGCACTCTCCCTGACGTGCGTCTGATCGATATGCGCGAAGCTGAGGTGGAACAGGGCGTCTCTCTGGAGCTGCTGGATGCGCTGCAAAAGCGTCTTGAGCGTGGCGAGCAGAGTCTGTTGTTGCTCAATCGGCGCGGTTTTTCCCCGTATCTGTTGTGCCGGGATTGCGGTGCGAGCTTCCGCTGCCCCAATTGCGATATTACCCTGACCTGGCATCGTCAGGCGGGCATTTTGCGCTGCCATTATTGTGACTATGTCGACCAACCCCAGGAGCAATGTCCGCACTGTGGTGGGGCGGCGATAGAACCGGAAGGGATGGGTACAGAGCGCCTTGCCGCTGAGTTGCAGGAACGCTTTCCCGAGGCGCGCATCGCCCGCATGGATCGTGATTCCACTGCGGCTAAAGGGGCTCAGCAGCAACTGGTGTCGCGCATGGAAGCCGGTGATGTGGATATCCTCGTCGGCACCCAGATGATCGCCAAAGGCCACGATTTTGGCGCCGTCACCCTGGTGGGAATTCTCGATGCCGATGCCGCACTCAATTTTCCCGATTTCCGTGCGGCAGAACGCAGCTTCTCACTGCTGGCCCAGGTCGCCGGTCGCGCCGGACGCGGTGCCATCCGTGGTGAAGTCCTGGTGCAGACGTATGCCCCGGACAGTCCAGTGTTGGAATGTGCCGTGACGCATAATTATCAGCACTTTGTTGAGCTGGAACTGCCCATGCGTCAGCTGCTCTTTTACCCACCGTACGGCTACCTGATCAATCTGGTCGTATCCGGTCTCGATCGCAGTGCGGTTGAAGGCTGTGCCAAACGGTTGGCTGACTACCTCCAGCCGGCGCAGGATGTTGAAGTGTTGGGTCCTGCACCGTGTCCACTTTTTCGCTTGCGTAACCGTTATCGTGTGCAGATTCTGCTTAAAGCGCAGACCCGGTCGGCATTGCGCCATATTCTCAATGACAGTCCACAATGGCGTGCCCTGTTTCCGGCAACAGTCAGTCTGGCCATTGATGTTGATCCGACCGATATGATGTGATGAATGTCTCAAGGAGAGAGCGATGAAACAGAGAATATGTCTTCCCGTACTGCTTGGCGGTTTGGTCCTGATGGTTTTGTTGAGCGGGTGCCAGAGTATGTATTTTTCAGCCATGGAAAAGGTCGGTATTCACAAGCGCGATATTCTCATCGACCGGGTTGAAGAGGCGCGCGAATCACAGCAGGAGACCAAGGAACAGTTTCAATCCGCACTCGACGCGTTTATGGCGGTCACCAATTACGACGGCGGGGATCTGGAAAAAACGTATCGAGACCTTAAATCCGTGTTGGAACGCAGTGAAGAGCGGGCAGATGAATTGACGGATCGGATTGACGCGGTCGAAGATGTTGCCGCCGCGTTGTTTGAGGAGTGGCAGGATGAGCTCGAACAATATCACAATCTGTCATTGCGGCGTTCCAGTGAAAAGCAACTGAAGAGCACCCGGCAACAATGTGACCAGCTGATTCGTCAGATGCGTCGCGCTGAGGCCAAAGTTGAGCCAGTGTTGATTCCTCTGCGCGATCAGGTTCTTTACCTCAAACACAATCTCAATGCCCGTGCCGTCAGTGCCTTAAGCCAGGAACTGCATCAGGTGCGCAGCGACGTGGCCAGTCTGTTGAAGGAACTTGAAGCCGCAGTTGACGAAGCTGATCAGTTTATCCGCACGTTGGAACAGCAAACCTGATCTGATTCGGTCAAAAATGATCACCGTGAATTGCTTGAGTTAATTTTTTTGATAGAATTTATTAGCTAAGCAACGGGGGGGTGATCAGCGTGGATCTCCAGAATGAACTCAGACAAGAACTAGATAAATTGCGTCGGGAAAATCAGCGCCTCGCTGAAGAGAATAGACGTATTCTTCGCCAGCGCGATGAAACCACCCGTGTCTTTCGCGACCTATTTGACAAAACCCCCCATATTGCTGTCCAGGGCTACAGCCATAGCCGACGACTGATTTACTGGAATCGTTACTGCGAGGAATTGTACGGATATTCCAAGACTGAGGTGTTGGGACGGACCTGGGAGGACTTGTTTATTCCCAAGGAGATGCAACAGGCCGCAGCACAGAGGATTGATGGCTGGCTTCAGCAAGGCGATGTCATGCCGGCTATTGAGGTGGTTCGTCGCCATAAAGATGGCTCCCAGGTGCCGGTTTACTCGCAGCACGTCATTGTCCATACCGGACAGGGTGACAAGGAGATCTACTGCCTCGATATTGATCTTCGTGAACTCAAGCGTTCTGAAGATCTTTTGGAAAAAACCCTGATTCTTTCCGTGACTGATCCGCTCACCGGTTTATACAACCGAGGTTACTACAATCAGACCATCCTCAATGAAATGCACCGTGCCCGTCGCGACGGCAAGATTTTGGTCTACGCCATGCTCGATCTCGATTATTTCAAAAAATATAACGATACCTATGGTCATCTCAAAGGCGATGAGTTGTTGGTGCGGCTGGCTACCGTGTTTAAGAATCAGCTGGCTCGCGCCGGAGATTATGTCTTCCGCATGGGTGGAGAAGAGTTTCTGGTTCTGTATTCCGTTGACAATGCCTGTGATGTGCCGTTGATGATGAATAACCTTCTCATGGCGATTGAAGATATGGATATTGACCATCGTAAAAATCAACCCTATGGGCGTGTTACCTCTTCCGCTGGTGTTTATCTGCATGCCCCGGAAGAAAATCTTTCCGCAGATGATCTGTACAGTCGTGCCGACCAGGCGTTGTATGTCGCTAAAGCACAGGGGCGCAATCGCTGTATTTTTTTTCACGACATCACCCCCGTGTAATTCCCCCTTTTGAGACTGATAAAAGTATCGATTCTCTCAAGAAGAATGACTATTGATTGTTTTATGACTAAAATGGTTATATATACTGGTAGCAAGATGGACCTTTATGAATGGAGGGTGTGATGTTGAAGCGATATTTGCCCATGATGACCTGGTTGCTGGTTCTGTTGCCGATTCCTCAGGCGATGGCCGCTGTTCCGGCACGGCTTGAGAAGGCGACGTTTGCCGGTGGCTGTTTCTGGTGCATGGAAGCACCATTTGAAGCTCTTGATGGTGTTGTTGATGTGGTGTCCGGTTTCAGCGGTGGCGAAGAGACTGAGCCAAGCTATGAACAGGTGGCTTCGGGCCGGACGTCACACCTTGAAGCGGTGCAGATCACCTATGACCCGAATCGGGTTGACTACGCGACGCTGCTGGAAATTTTCTGGCGACAGATTAATCCAACGGATGACGGCGGACAATTTGTTGATCGGGGTGACCATTACCGAAGCGCCATTTTTTTCCATAATGACGGACAGCGCCAGGCTGCTGAACTTTCATTGCAGCGCCTGAATGACAGCGGGCGCTACGATCAACCGATTGTCACTGAAATACGGCCTTACAAAGCCTTTTATCCTGCTGAGGACTATCATCAGGATTTTTACAAACGATCGAACAGCCGCTATGCCAGTTATCGCTATTATTCCGGTCGTGATCAGTATCTTGATCAGGTCTGGGGAACGGAGCGACAAGTGATACCAACCAACAAGGAGAAGCAAACAGTGCCGACCTGGGAGCAGCGACAAGAACAATTTGTTAAGCCGGATGAGGCCACATTGAAGCAGCAGCTGAGCCCATTGCAGTATCAGGTTACGCAACATGAAGGGACGGAACGTCCCTTTGACAATCCCTATAACGACCAGAAAAAACCGGGGCTCTACGTGGATATCGTCTCGGGAGAACCTCTGTTCAGCTCGCGGCATAAATTTGATTCCGGCACCGGGTGGCCGAGTTTCTATCAACCGGTGACTGAAGACGCGCTGATGGAGAAGAAGGATCGCAAGCTGTTCATTGTCCGCATTGAAGTGCGTAGCCGCTTGGCCGATTCCCACCTTGGCCATGTGTTTGAAGATGGTCCACCACCGACCGGATTGCGCTATTGCATCAATTCAGCGGCGTTACGCTTTATCCCGTTGGAGGAGATGGTGGAACAAGGCTATGGCGACTGGGTCGATCTGGTAAAACCGGAAGCGAGAGCAACGGACTAAGCCCGGTTTGTCCTGAAAGGCAAGGTCACGATTCGTCCGGACTGCTAGAGATTTCCGTCGGGCGACGGGGTAGATGTAACGCCTGGATGCGCTCTGTTGTGGTCGGATGGGTGCGCAGATAGTGATTCCAGCTTTCGATGCGGCACTTGTCAGCGCCGCCATGGTATTTTTTTAAGCGATTCAAAATGGCGGCAAAATGGGTCAGAGGGATGTGTTTCTGCGTCAGGTAATGGACGGCATATTCATCGGCCTGCCGTTCCATGTCGCGCGAAAATTTATTTTCAACCAGCATGGTTGGCAAGGCCGCGGACAAGGAAGTGGTCGAGAGCAGATCGCCGGTCAGAGCGGCGACGAGAAATCCGGCCGACGTATTTTGAATGACCATCCGTAACGCATGGCGATGTTTGATATGGCCGATTTCATGAGCCATGACGGCGATCAACTCGTCATTGGACTTTGCAAGATCCACCAGGTCATCTGTCAGGATGATCGTTCCGCCAGGCAGGGCGAGTGCATTGGCTCCAATGGTCGTTGACTGGCGAAACAGCAGACGATAGGGGCGGGTGTCACCGAGGTCGCGCAAAAGGGCTGAAAATGTCTGTTGCAGCTCCTGTTGCCGCTGGGCCGCAAGATGGCTGGGCCGCAAGATGGCCCGGTCCAGTAAGTTGAGGGTTTCTTCACCGGTCCGTATTTCAATGGTTGGTGGGATCATTTCGGTGACCTGACCGGCCAGAATCGGAATGCCGAAGGCGATAAAACTCCATACCACA
This is a stretch of genomic DNA from uncultured Desulfuromonas sp.. It encodes these proteins:
- the aroF gene encoding 3-deoxy-7-phosphoheptulonate synthase, whose amino-acid sequence is MLIVMHHSANEQEIEQVKQAVKDMGLQAEPIPGSERTAIGVLGNQGYVDDSTIRNLPGVREVIHVSKPYKLVSRDFHPQPTVVSVGAIKVGDGQPPVMMAGPCSIESEEQMIASARAVKQAGAQILRGGAFKPRTGPHSFQGLGVEGLKLLRQAGDEVQMPVVTEVMRIGQLDDVCRYADVLQIGARNMQNFDLLKEVGKLSHPVLLKRGMSATIEEFLAAAEYIVAEGNDQVILCERGIRTFEKATRNTLDLSVVPLVRSMSHLPIIVDPSHATGIRSLVPVMAKAAMVVGAHGLMVEVHHDPAKALCDGAQSLDGAAFGQLMDELQQLQGCLCGLSRSSG
- a CDS encoding sodium:alanine symporter family protein; protein product: MMQEKMNALMASANAFVWGPVMLALLVGTGVLLTVRLTGLQLTQLPHALKLVFSHSEDEDTSEGDISPFQALTTALAATIGTGNIAGVATAIYLGGPGAVFWMWVCAVFGMATKYAEAVLAVHYRQHLADGTMQGGPMRYLAEGLGQKWLGMLFAVMGSVAAFGIGSMVQSNSVAVALESTFGVSPLMTGLALAFLAAIVIIGGIHRIGRVTAKLVPLMAVLYVVAASTILVINAAHIPEAFMLIFSHAFSPAAGSGGFAGATVAMAIRYGVARGVFSNEAGLGSAPIAHAAARTTSAVRQGLVAMTGVFFDTIIICTMTALVILTSGVWDSGERSSALTALAFQTVLPQGGAIIVTLALAVFAYSTMIGWAYYGEQCIEYVFGLKARTPYRYLFCAVIAWGALQKIGFVWDFSDTMNGAMAIPNLLGLIGLSGVVVKLTRDYFSSSRSNV
- the priA gene encoding primosomal protein N'; the protein is MTYCYAEVAVLAPLPQSLSYRLPDTDTEQVVPGVRVRVPLGRRHAVGVVLALKSDEAGVDDVLLSRLKAIDAVLDEAPLLPERLLEFVVRASRYYVHPLGLALKTALPAGLSSLQGAPKIRQTRVYRLSETSVNLRGALQQQVYAYIEHNQPVDVTQLRDHFASPYPVLKRLEELGAICCEEQESLRDPFVGCDVTADQAPPLNSDQQAAVAAIVEGTREQNFKPFLLHGITGSGKTEVYLHSIAAVLAAGRQALVLVPEIALTPQLVARFRARFEQQGKRIGVLHSGLSAAERYDMWRAILRDDIAIVIGARSAVFAPLTRLGMIVVDEEHDDSYKQGEGFRYQGRDMALLRGQMEQVPVVLGSATPSLTSYQRMQQGALANLTLPARIGDRTLPDVRLIDMREAEVEQGVSLELLDALQKRLERGEQSLLLLNRRGFSPYLLCRDCGASFRCPNCDITLTWHRQAGILRCHYCDYVDQPQEQCPHCGGAAIEPEGMGTERLAAELQERFPEARIARMDRDSTAAKGAQQQLVSRMEAGDVDILVGTQMIAKGHDFGAVTLVGILDADAALNFPDFRAAERSFSLLAQVAGRAGRGAIRGEVLVQTYAPDSPVLECAVTHNYQHFVELELPMRQLLFYPPYGYLINLVVSGLDRSAVEGCAKRLADYLQPAQDVEVLGPAPCPLFRLRNRYRVQILLKAQTRSALRHILNDSPQWRALFPATVSLAIDVDPTDMM
- a CDS encoding DUF2959 domain-containing protein, yielding MKQRICLPVLLGGLVLMVLLSGCQSMYFSAMEKVGIHKRDILIDRVEEARESQQETKEQFQSALDAFMAVTNYDGGDLEKTYRDLKSVLERSEERADELTDRIDAVEDVAAALFEEWQDELEQYHNLSLRRSSEKQLKSTRQQCDQLIRQMRRAEAKVEPVLIPLRDQVLYLKHNLNARAVSALSQELHQVRSDVASLLKELEAAVDEADQFIRTLEQQT
- a CDS encoding diguanylate cyclase, which translates into the protein MDLQNELRQELDKLRRENQRLAEENRRILRQRDETTRVFRDLFDKTPHIAVQGYSHSRRLIYWNRYCEELYGYSKTEVLGRTWEDLFIPKEMQQAAAQRIDGWLQQGDVMPAIEVVRRHKDGSQVPVYSQHVIVHTGQGDKEIYCLDIDLRELKRSEDLLEKTLILSVTDPLTGLYNRGYYNQTILNEMHRARRDGKILVYAMLDLDYFKKYNDTYGHLKGDELLVRLATVFKNQLARAGDYVFRMGGEEFLVLYSVDNACDVPLMMNNLLMAIEDMDIDHRKNQPYGRVTSSAGVYLHAPEENLSADDLYSRADQALYVAKAQGRNRCIFFHDITPV
- the msrB gene encoding peptide-methionine (R)-S-oxide reductase MsrB — encoded protein: MLKRYLPMMTWLLVLLPIPQAMAAVPARLEKATFAGGCFWCMEAPFEALDGVVDVVSGFSGGEETEPSYEQVASGRTSHLEAVQITYDPNRVDYATLLEIFWRQINPTDDGGQFVDRGDHYRSAIFFHNDGQRQAAELSLQRLNDSGRYDQPIVTEIRPYKAFYPAEDYHQDFYKRSNSRYASYRYYSGRDQYLDQVWGTERQVIPTNKEKQTVPTWEQRQEQFVKPDEATLKQQLSPLQYQVTQHEGTERPFDNPYNDQKKPGLYVDIVSGEPLFSSRHKFDSGTGWPSFYQPVTEDALMEKKDRKLFIVRIEVRSRLADSHLGHVFEDGPPPTGLRYCINSAALRFIPLEEMVEQGYGDWVDLVKPEARATD
- a CDS encoding M48 family metallopeptidase, which codes for MTPCQATYFDGHTALSREVELTVEEQWLTIKGHAFEQRYPLNTLRLSAPLGQMPRTLYLPDGGRCDLQDSTLCPCLEHHLQRNGFMRFLHRWENSLKRAAVALVLAIAVVWSFIAFGIPILAGQVTEMIPPTIEIRTGEETLNLLDRAILRPSHLAAQRQQELQQTFSALLRDLGDTRPYRLLFRQSTTIGANALALPGGTIILTDDLVDLAKSNDELIAVMAHEIGHIKHRHALRMVIQNTSAGFLVAALTGDLLSTTSLSAALPTMLVENKFSRDMERQADEYAVHYLTQKHIPLTHFAAILNRLKKYHGGADKCRIESWNHYLRTHPTTTERIQALHLPRRPTEISSSPDES